A portion of the Sebastes fasciatus isolate fSebFas1 chromosome 2, fSebFas1.pri, whole genome shotgun sequence genome contains these proteins:
- the bcl2l10 gene encoding bcl-2-like protein 10: MSCGLWKETLALAEDYLSLCCTSPRPAPPPPSESAAALRRLAQDMETQHQARFHSLAQTFLKQCGPDPCSSLRKVMEEMVGDGHLNWGRVVSIFIFTGVLARQLLEQKGMKLGLDPGQELGQEPGYCRGLAETIADYLGEEKKDWLLENDGWEGLCKFSRSAREVNQDSSMKTALFAAAGVGLAGLTFLLVR; this comes from the exons ATGTCGTGCGGGCTGTGGAAAGAGACCCTGGCTCTGGCAGAGGACTACCTGTCCCTGTGCTGCACAAGCCCACGGCCAgcccctccacctcccagcgAGTCAGCCGCTGCCTTGAGGCGCCTGGCCCAGGACATGGAGACGCAGCACCAGGCTCGCTTCCACTCCCTCGCTCAGACCTTCCTGAAGCAGTGCGGGCCGGACCCCTGCTCCAGCCTCAGGAAGGTGATGGAGGAGATGGTGGGAGACGGACACTTGAACTGGGGGAGGGTTGTTTCCATTTTCATCTTTACCGGGGTGCTGGCCAGACAGCTGCTGGAGCAGAAGGGCATGAAGCTGGGGCTGGACCCTGGGCAGGAACTGGGACAGGAGCCCGGATACTGCAGGGGACTGGCGGAGACCATAGCTGATTACctgggagaggagaagaaagactGGCTGCTGGAGAATGACGGATGG gaGGGGCTCTGTAAGTTCTCCCGCAGTGCCAGAGAGGTGAATCAGGACTCGTCCATGAAGACAGCGCTGTTCGCTGCTGCTGGCGTGGGCCTCGCTGGACTCACCTTCCTCCTGGTGCGCTAG